The following proteins are co-located in the Bordetella bronchialis genome:
- a CDS encoding FUSC family protein: MSAAKAALQFVHGQHVYTALRALLGVVLPALCALAISGSMEAAIGLALGAFCVSLNDLPETLRRKPRRMLAATLVLASAATAIAPVLSHPAAALPALLAIVFCAGLAVAYGQAGTLLGMCALLGVDLMLAQHDAGGDPWVFLAWMVAGGLWYTAFSTAVCAVFSQQIARRAIGESLMAAAAHLRCRAECFVPGTPLDQCQRRLADAQSVAIDAQQTARDIVLGGLAANRRHDSRQAHLFNMLTGAVDVHDISLALHDDFTALRGGGDGRTGRAVHDIILGMARWIEDLVPRYVLGRTVDPPATLDRAARELDDGPARVFKARLAMLAGTLVQLAAEADAAARAHGTGPRGAPDTAWPSDVALAVRTWRATQNPRMPWHALRASPAAVRHAVRLTAAIAAGTLAAKWVGGHGTWVILTIMIVMNPAFGANQQRTRQRIAGTLLGCLGTAVLLWLGVQAPWLVTVAIILAYGASFALARPATYLASVVFTTIAVLMLYHLLVPGWSMIEQRGVDTLIGGTIGALGAFLFPAWEYVGLDTRLAAARQACRGYAAAVFSDDFQMPCYRLARREALQAVRTLAASYQRMLQEPVSKRHAAMEIGMWLAACNLMIAALAALGQWRRANAGAALSPDCRVHAPLVDRTLDGATDEAGDAGQHAPAALMPLIGAARAMRRANARLASASRRPASRRMHA; the protein is encoded by the coding sequence ATGTCCGCCGCCAAAGCCGCCCTGCAGTTCGTTCATGGCCAGCACGTCTACACCGCCCTGCGCGCGCTGCTCGGCGTGGTGCTGCCCGCCCTCTGCGCCCTGGCGATCTCCGGCAGCATGGAAGCGGCCATCGGCCTGGCGCTGGGCGCGTTCTGCGTCTCGCTGAACGACCTTCCCGAAACCCTGCGCCGCAAGCCGCGCCGCATGCTTGCCGCCACGCTGGTGCTTGCGTCGGCGGCCACGGCCATCGCCCCTGTATTAAGCCACCCGGCCGCGGCCTTGCCGGCGCTTCTTGCCATCGTGTTCTGCGCGGGCCTGGCGGTGGCGTATGGCCAGGCCGGCACCTTGCTGGGCATGTGCGCGCTGCTGGGGGTGGACCTGATGCTCGCTCAACACGACGCCGGCGGCGACCCGTGGGTTTTCCTGGCGTGGATGGTGGCCGGCGGGCTGTGGTACACGGCCTTCAGCACCGCGGTTTGCGCCGTCTTTTCCCAACAGATCGCGCGCCGGGCGATCGGCGAATCCCTGATGGCCGCGGCGGCGCATCTGCGCTGCAGGGCCGAATGCTTCGTCCCCGGCACGCCCCTGGACCAGTGCCAACGCCGGCTGGCGGACGCACAGTCGGTGGCAATCGACGCGCAGCAGACCGCGCGCGACATCGTGCTGGGCGGCCTGGCCGCCAACCGCCGCCACGACAGCCGGCAGGCGCACTTGTTCAATATGCTGACCGGGGCGGTGGACGTCCACGACATCTCGCTGGCCCTGCACGACGATTTCACCGCCCTGCGCGGGGGCGGCGATGGCCGGACGGGCCGGGCCGTGCACGACATCATCCTGGGTATGGCGCGGTGGATCGAAGACCTGGTGCCCCGCTATGTGCTGGGACGCACCGTCGATCCCCCCGCCACCTTGGATAGGGCTGCGCGCGAGCTCGATGACGGACCGGCGCGGGTTTTCAAGGCCCGCCTCGCCATGCTGGCCGGCACCCTGGTCCAGTTGGCGGCCGAAGCGGACGCGGCCGCGCGCGCGCACGGAACCGGTCCGCGCGGCGCGCCGGACACCGCCTGGCCATCGGACGTCGCGCTCGCGGTGCGCACGTGGCGGGCCACGCAAAATCCGCGGATGCCCTGGCACGCCCTGCGGGCCTCGCCCGCCGCCGTGCGCCACGCCGTACGGCTGACCGCGGCCATCGCCGCGGGCACCCTGGCCGCCAAGTGGGTGGGTGGCCACGGCACCTGGGTCATCCTGACCATCATGATCGTCATGAACCCCGCTTTCGGGGCCAACCAGCAGCGCACCCGGCAACGCATCGCCGGCACGCTGCTGGGCTGCCTGGGCACGGCGGTCCTGCTGTGGCTGGGCGTGCAGGCGCCCTGGCTGGTCACGGTGGCCATCATCCTTGCGTACGGGGCCTCGTTCGCGCTGGCGCGTCCGGCGACATATCTGGCCAGTGTGGTCTTCACCACCATCGCGGTGCTGATGCTGTACCACCTGCTGGTGCCCGGGTGGTCCATGATCGAACAGCGGGGCGTGGATACCTTGATAGGCGGCACCATAGGCGCACTGGGCGCCTTCCTGTTCCCGGCCTGGGAATATGTGGGATTGGATACCAGGCTGGCGGCCGCGCGCCAGGCCTGTCGCGGCTACGCCGCGGCCGTGTTCTCCGACGACTTCCAGATGCCGTGCTACCGGCTGGCGCGCCGCGAGGCCTTGCAAGCCGTGCGCACGTTGGCCGCCTCGTACCAGCGCATGCTGCAGGAACCCGTCTCGAAGCGGCATGCCGCCATGGAGATCGGCATGTGGCTCGCCGCGTGCAACCTGATGATCGCCGCGCTGGCGGCGCTCGGCCAATGGCGCCGCGCCAATGCCGGCGCGGCCTTGTCACCCGACTGCCGCGTTCATGCGCCGCTGGTGGATCGGACGCTGGATGGCGCCACCGACGAAGCCGGCGACGCGGGGCAGCACGCGCCGGCTGCGCTCATGCCGCTGATCGGCGCGGCACGCGCCATGCGGCGCGCCAACGCCAGGCTCGCCAGCGCATCGCGGCGGCCAGCCTCGCGGCGGATGCACGCCTAG
- a CDS encoding serine hydrolase domain-containing protein yields the protein MNDPLMQQAIQFAREHESAWDRSVDGVWGVHQNDPPPWNRLLGPVHDRGPVSGTVLVDGKTLASWGEPERADLTFSVAKMYLALLAGVAYDRGLLPDVDETVRTRVPGIGFDEGRNAEITWRQLLQQTSEWEGERFGVPDQVDRYRAVTFGDPPGGKKGDPRPLRQPGTYWEYNDVRINQLSFALLHLFRRPLPEIFREAITRPVGASENWQWVGYDNAWVEIDGKRMQSVPGGSHWGGGMSISSVDQALIGRMLLDGGKARGRQVLSEDWIAAMRTPCPLAPYYGFLIWLNHERRVFPSVPASSFFGVGAGSSFTWVEPERRMVVVVRWLDSAHADAFFGKVLQAVDAA from the coding sequence ATGAACGACCCGCTCATGCAACAAGCCATCCAGTTCGCCCGCGAACACGAATCCGCATGGGATCGCAGCGTCGACGGCGTCTGGGGGGTGCACCAGAACGACCCGCCGCCCTGGAACCGCCTGCTCGGTCCGGTGCATGACCGCGGTCCGGTGTCGGGCACGGTGCTGGTCGACGGCAAGACCCTGGCATCCTGGGGCGAACCCGAGCGCGCCGACCTGACCTTCAGCGTGGCCAAGATGTACCTGGCGCTGCTGGCCGGCGTGGCCTATGACCGCGGCCTGCTGCCCGACGTCGATGAAACGGTGCGCACGCGCGTGCCCGGCATAGGCTTCGACGAAGGACGCAATGCGGAAATCACCTGGCGGCAATTGCTGCAGCAAACCAGCGAGTGGGAGGGCGAGCGCTTCGGCGTACCGGACCAGGTGGACCGCTATCGCGCCGTCACCTTCGGCGACCCGCCGGGCGGCAAGAAGGGCGACCCGCGCCCGCTGCGCCAGCCCGGTACGTATTGGGAGTACAACGACGTACGCATCAACCAGCTGTCCTTCGCGCTGCTGCATCTGTTCCGCCGTCCCTTGCCGGAGATCTTTCGCGAGGCCATCACGCGCCCGGTGGGCGCCAGCGAAAACTGGCAGTGGGTGGGCTACGACAATGCCTGGGTGGAGATCGATGGCAAGCGCATGCAGTCGGTGCCGGGCGGCTCGCACTGGGGCGGCGGCATGTCGATCAGCAGCGTGGACCAGGCCCTGATCGGACGCATGCTGCTGGACGGCGGCAAGGCCCGGGGCAGGCAGGTATTGTCCGAGGATTGGATCGCCGCCATGCGTACCCCTTGCCCCCTCGCGCCGTATTACGGTTTTCTCATCTGGCTGAACCACGAGCGCCGCGTCTTTCCCAGCGTGCCGGCTTCGAGTTTCTTCGGCGTGGGGGCCGGCAGTTCCTTTACCTGGGTGGAGCCCGAGCGCCGCATGGTCGTCGTGGTGCGCTGGCTCGATTCCGCGCATGCCGATGCGTTCTTCGGCAAGGTATTGCAGGCGGTGGACGCGGCGTGA
- a CDS encoding ATP-binding cassette domain-containing protein, with translation MPKTPDRALSAPAPPAGRTGHARLLRALARGDARANRRLACLTVLHAACVAAWALALTQVLVQAASPQSLLALAAACAARAWLSRAIARGAAWQACGIKSRLRRRAVTAALADRAPAAATGAVMGAAVDEIEALDGYFSRYRPAEMDARIGPLLIAAAIVPASPVAAAILLATLIPFAAIMALAGGAASLEATRQFEALARLSGHFVDRVRALPVILAFQAEAAETARVGTAAREVSRRTMNVLRIAFVSSAALEFFSAVSVAIVAVYCGFALLGLLPFKPPETLDFPIAFYALALAPEFYAPLRRLAAAYHEKQLGEAAAGRLLALWPAMRCEMPASDADAAMPGPETDACTSAPAVRCRNATVGDGDLAIGPIDLDAPAGALTVVTGPTGSGKSTLLAALAGWVPVRSGAIAIGDAPPGTAGGNGTPDISWAGQAPVFLPGTILENLMAAAPGTTREAALEMADRVGLGPALRPRSNGGDTVLDERGSGLSGGERRRLALARALLKPAPLLLLDEPTADLDAASEQTIVQLIRDAAQARTVIAATHSAALAAAARHSLCLAS, from the coding sequence ATGCCCAAGACTCCCGACCGCGCCTTGTCCGCCCCGGCCCCGCCGGCCGGCAGGACCGGCCACGCCCGGCTGCTGCGCGCGCTGGCGCGCGGCGACGCCCGCGCGAACCGTCGGCTGGCCTGCCTGACGGTCCTGCATGCCGCCTGCGTGGCGGCATGGGCACTGGCCTTGACGCAGGTCCTGGTCCAGGCTGCATCGCCGCAGTCGCTGCTGGCCCTGGCGGCGGCTTGCGCCGCGCGGGCCTGGCTGTCGCGCGCCATCGCGCGCGGGGCGGCATGGCAGGCCTGCGGCATCAAATCGCGGCTGCGCCGGCGCGCCGTCACCGCCGCCCTGGCCGACCGGGCACCGGCAGCGGCGACGGGCGCCGTCATGGGTGCCGCCGTCGATGAAATCGAAGCCCTGGACGGCTACTTCAGCCGGTACCGGCCCGCGGAAATGGACGCCCGTATCGGCCCCCTGCTGATCGCGGCCGCCATCGTGCCGGCCAGCCCCGTCGCCGCAGCCATCCTGCTGGCCACGCTGATTCCCTTTGCCGCCATCATGGCACTGGCGGGCGGCGCGGCCAGCCTGGAAGCGACACGGCAGTTCGAGGCCCTGGCGCGGCTGTCGGGCCACTTCGTCGACCGTGTGCGCGCCCTTCCCGTCATCCTGGCCTTCCAGGCGGAGGCGGCCGAAACCGCCCGGGTCGGGACGGCCGCGCGCGAAGTCAGCCGGCGCACGATGAACGTGCTGCGCATCGCCTTCGTTTCCTCCGCCGCGCTGGAATTCTTCTCCGCGGTCTCGGTCGCCATTGTCGCGGTGTATTGCGGCTTCGCCCTGCTGGGACTCCTTCCCTTCAAACCGCCGGAAACCCTGGACTTCCCCATCGCGTTTTATGCGCTGGCGCTGGCGCCGGAGTTCTACGCCCCGCTGCGCCGGCTGGCTGCCGCCTATCACGAGAAGCAGTTGGGGGAAGCCGCAGCCGGCCGGCTGCTCGCACTGTGGCCAGCGATGCGGTGCGAAATGCCGGCATCGGACGCCGATGCGGCCATGCCGGGCCCGGAGACCGATGCCTGTACTTCCGCGCCCGCCGTGCGCTGCCGCAACGCCACGGTCGGCGACGGCGACCTGGCCATCGGCCCCATCGACCTTGACGCACCGGCCGGCGCGCTGACCGTGGTGACGGGCCCCACCGGATCGGGCAAATCCACCCTGCTCGCGGCGCTGGCGGGTTGGGTACCCGTGCGGTCCGGCGCCATCGCCATCGGCGACGCGCCGCCCGGAACCGCCGGCGGCAACGGAACACCCGACATTTCGTGGGCGGGCCAGGCGCCTGTGTTTTTGCCCGGGACCATACTGGAGAACCTGATGGCCGCCGCGCCAGGCACCACACGCGAAGCGGCACTGGAGATGGCCGACCGGGTGGGCCTGGGACCGGCGCTGCGGCCGCGCTCCAACGGCGGCGACACAGTGCTGGACGAGCGCGGTTCCGGACTGTCCGGCGGCGAGCGGCGGCGGCTGGCGCTGGCGCGCGCGCTGCTCAAGCCGGCACCGCTACTGCTGCTGGACGAGCCCACGGCCGACCTGGATGCCGCTTCCGAGCAAACGATCGTCCAGCTCATACGCGACGCCGCCCAGGCCCGTACCGTGATCGCGGCCACCCATTCCGCCGCGCTGGCCGCGGCGGCCCGCCATTCCCTATGCCTGGCATCTTGA
- a CDS encoding ABC transporter substrate-binding protein yields the protein MVDRRVVPPVSPSAFSIAALIRPVASLAAAIALCAACPAWAGKQDDTLRMAYDQAPESVDPYFNNVRVGVIIAANVWDTLLYRDPLTNEYKGQLAESWKQVDDKTLEFKLRKDVRFHNGETFDADSVVYTLNFVADPKNKATTQQNVQWIDRVEKVDQYTVRIHTKEPFPAAKEYLSTTVAIHPAKYYKEVGPAGMNAKPVGSGPYKVVDYQPGKSITLERNADYFKDSPKAQPRIGKVVIRFIPDRQTQMAEVLSGQEDFIMSVPKDQAEQLAGMPNLQVVSGNTMRIVFMQMNTLPNTPAPQLKDERVRKAIAHAIDRESIIKNIVGGDARILNTICTPSQVGCTDKGATVYNYDPALSKKLLAEAGYPNGFDIDIVAYRERNQTEAIINYLRAVGIRARLNFLQYAAMRDMIRAGKAALTHQTWGSNLVNDTSASTPVYFAFGSDDINRDPQVRQLLDEADRTIDPAKRDDTYRQALTLISQHAYAVPLWSLPVYYVASQDVDFKPYPDELVRFWEMRWK from the coding sequence ATGGTCGATCGTCGCGTTGTCCCCCCGGTGTCGCCATCCGCCTTTTCCATCGCGGCGCTGATACGCCCCGTGGCGTCCCTTGCCGCCGCCATCGCGCTGTGCGCGGCCTGCCCGGCATGGGCGGGCAAGCAGGACGACACGCTGCGCATGGCCTACGACCAGGCGCCGGAAAGCGTCGATCCGTATTTCAACAATGTGCGCGTGGGCGTGATCATCGCGGCCAATGTGTGGGACACCCTGCTGTACCGCGATCCGCTCACCAACGAATACAAGGGCCAGCTGGCGGAAAGCTGGAAGCAGGTCGACGACAAGACGCTGGAGTTCAAGCTGCGCAAGGACGTGCGCTTCCACAACGGCGAAACCTTCGACGCGGATTCGGTGGTGTACACCCTGAACTTCGTCGCCGACCCCAAGAACAAGGCCACCACGCAGCAGAACGTGCAATGGATAGACCGCGTGGAGAAAGTGGACCAGTACACCGTCCGCATCCATACCAAGGAGCCCTTCCCCGCCGCCAAGGAATACCTGTCGACCACGGTCGCCATCCATCCCGCCAAGTACTACAAGGAAGTCGGCCCCGCCGGCATGAACGCCAAACCGGTGGGCTCGGGGCCGTACAAGGTGGTCGACTACCAGCCGGGCAAGTCCATCACCCTGGAACGCAACGCCGACTACTTCAAGGATTCCCCCAAGGCGCAGCCCAGGATCGGCAAGGTGGTGATCCGCTTCATTCCCGATCGCCAGACGCAGATGGCGGAAGTTCTTTCGGGCCAGGAGGACTTCATCATGAGCGTGCCCAAGGACCAGGCCGAGCAACTGGCGGGCATGCCCAACCTGCAAGTGGTCAGCGGCAATACGATGCGCATCGTGTTCATGCAGATGAACACCCTGCCGAACACGCCGGCGCCGCAGTTGAAGGACGAACGCGTACGCAAGGCCATCGCGCACGCCATCGACCGCGAATCCATCATCAAGAACATCGTTGGCGGCGACGCCAGGATCCTGAACACCATCTGCACCCCGTCGCAGGTAGGTTGCACGGACAAGGGCGCGACTGTCTACAACTACGATCCGGCCCTGTCGAAAAAGCTGCTGGCCGAGGCCGGCTATCCCAACGGCTTCGACATCGACATCGTGGCCTACCGCGAACGCAACCAGACCGAGGCCATCATCAACTACCTGCGCGCGGTGGGCATCCGCGCCAGGCTGAACTTCCTGCAATACGCCGCGATGCGCGACATGATCCGCGCGGGCAAGGCCGCGCTGACGCACCAGACCTGGGGCTCCAACCTGGTCAACGATACATCGGCCTCGACACCGGTGTACTTTGCCTTCGGCTCGGACGACATCAACCGCGATCCGCAGGTCAGGCAGCTGCTGGACGAGGCCGACCGCACCATCGATCCCGCCAAGCGCGACGATACCTACCGGCAGGCGCTGACCTTGATCTCGCAGCACGCCTATGCCGTGCCGCTCTGGTCGCTGCCGGTCTACTACGTCGCCAGCCAGGACGTGGACTTCAAGCCCTATCCGGACGAACTGGTGCGTTTCTGGGAGATGCGCTGGAAATAG
- a CDS encoding ATP-binding cassette domain-containing protein: MKAALRLLPDTLARPRTRPPACANAPRRSAIARFVRAQARLRRGDLALAAASGAIAASGATLLLGLSGWFLASAAMAGSAGPAAVLAFNYLLPSAGMRGLAILRTVGRYGERLFGHRAAFAALADLRPALFAGIAASPPRRALSLSGGEASARLVQDVDAIEHAFVRRPAPWAAAGAMAAALAVLALASPWAPAALAVGVGAQWILGRHLARRYCDQAGRDAQRAAGALKDALGAYLPARTELRCFGLVPRAVDAIMARDAELGAAILGRNRAQADLAAAQAGMAAGTVLAVAVLAAAAPLPLLALAVLAALAAMEGVAPVLRAAQQQGALDEAAARLDAAMAPDAAQGHPRHGAPSAGIAGGIASGIARDAVPLEVDGRLLPAGAHVAIVGASGSGKTAMLEALLGLRAAARGRFRVAGHALENGPMGWARPCFAYLPQDARLLAGTIADNLRLAAPLADDAALWRALADAQLDARVRAMPQRLQTWIGDGGVTLSGGECRRLALARALLRPAPWLVLDEPTEGLDPATEDALVRALQARLARTGQGLLLVSHRPAPLRLCDARLRTETAARD; encoded by the coding sequence ATGAAAGCCGCACTGCGCTTGCTACCGGACACGCTCGCCCGCCCGCGAACCCGCCCGCCGGCCTGCGCGAATGCGCCGCGCCGCAGCGCCATCGCGCGCTTCGTGCGCGCGCAGGCGCGGCTGCGGCGCGGCGACCTGGCGTTGGCCGCGGCAAGCGGGGCAATCGCGGCAAGCGGCGCGACCTTGCTGCTGGGCCTGTCCGGCTGGTTCCTTGCCAGCGCCGCCATGGCGGGCAGCGCCGGCCCCGCGGCGGTCCTTGCCTTCAACTATCTACTGCCCAGCGCCGGCATGCGCGGCCTGGCCATCCTGCGTACCGTCGGGCGCTATGGCGAGCGGCTGTTCGGCCACCGCGCGGCCTTCGCCGCCCTGGCGGACCTGCGCCCCGCGCTGTTCGCCGGCATCGCTGCCTCGCCGCCGCGACGCGCGCTTTCGCTGTCCGGGGGCGAGGCCTCGGCACGCCTGGTGCAGGACGTCGATGCGATCGAGCATGCCTTTGTGCGCCGCCCGGCGCCTTGGGCGGCGGCCGGCGCGATGGCGGCGGCCCTGGCCGTGCTGGCGCTTGCCTCGCCCTGGGCACCGGCGGCGCTGGCCGTGGGCGTCGGCGCGCAGTGGATCCTTGGCCGCCATCTTGCACGGCGCTATTGCGACCAGGCGGGACGCGATGCGCAGCGCGCCGCGGGCGCGCTGAAAGACGCCCTGGGCGCCTACCTGCCGGCCAGGACGGAACTGCGGTGTTTCGGCCTGGTGCCGCGCGCGGTGGACGCCATCATGGCGCGCGACGCCGAACTGGGCGCCGCCATCCTGGGCCGCAACCGGGCGCAGGCCGATCTGGCGGCCGCGCAGGCCGGCATGGCCGCCGGCACTGTGCTCGCCGTGGCGGTACTGGCCGCGGCCGCGCCGCTGCCGCTGCTGGCCCTGGCCGTCCTGGCCGCGCTGGCGGCAATGGAGGGCGTGGCGCCCGTGCTGCGCGCGGCGCAGCAGCAAGGCGCCTTGGACGAGGCCGCCGCGCGCCTGGACGCGGCGATGGCACCTGACGCGGCGCAAGGACATCCCCGGCACGGGGCGCCGTCCGCCGGGATCGCCGGTGGAATCGCCAGTGGAATCGCGCGGGATGCCGTGCCCCTGGAAGTCGATGGACGTCTGCTTCCAGCGGGCGCCCATGTCGCCATCGTCGGCGCTTCCGGCTCCGGCAAGACAGCCATGCTGGAGGCCTTGCTGGGCCTGCGCGCCGCCGCACGCGGCCGTTTCCGCGTGGCCGGACACGCCCTGGAGAACGGTCCGATGGGCTGGGCGCGGCCCTGCTTCGCCTACCTTCCCCAGGATGCCCGGCTGCTGGCGGGCACGATCGCGGACAACCTGCGGCTGGCGGCGCCCCTGGCGGACGATGCGGCCTTGTGGCGCGCGCTGGCGGATGCACAGTTGGACGCGCGCGTACGCGCCATGCCGCAACGACTGCAGACCTGGATAGGCGACGGCGGCGTGACGCTGTCCGGCGGGGAATGCCGGCGGCTGGCCCTGGCGCGTGCGCTACTGCGGCCGGCCCCCTGGCTGGTGCTGGACGAGCCCACGGAAGGCCTGGATCCCGCCACGGAAGACGCGCTGGTACGGGCCCTGCAAGCCCGGCTGGCGCGCACCGGGCAAGGATTGCTGCTGGTCAGCCACCGCCCCGCCCCCTTGCGCCTGTGCGACGCACGGCTGCGGACGGAGACCGCGGCGCGCGATTAG